A single Anopheles maculipalpis chromosome 3RL, idAnoMacuDA_375_x, whole genome shotgun sequence DNA region contains:
- the LOC126561149 gene encoding enkurin yields the protein MSIVNIYIHDENIYNVEKKPPEKPPKPPLYHSRFEHQVRQETKSCKDAHRTMGFSKIPLPGPNEFLKKNCGPRYRATKSAPVRLCTSHKPPVPKPNESGACQVLKVVDFKKENIKKVVATSPKKARPRYADTRKGDFHDLERSGLMPIYMCRPKFGKVPQYLMRRKKDLAAQKERLIEDCAQQKPRCTYISQEERVELLKGLKKNWEKLQQEYQSLPLLTDTVPKMIRKAKLENNLKQLEKDILTIENNPYIYLYDDEPKEAA from the exons ATGTCCATAGTTAACATCTACATTCACGACGAGAACATCTACAACGTGGAAAAGAAACCGCCCGAAAAGCCTCCCAAACCCCCGCTCTACCACTCCCGGTTTGAGCATCAGGTCCGGCAGGAGACTAAATCCTGCAAGGACGCTCACCGTACGATGGGTTTCTCGAAGATTCCACTGCCCGGTCCAAACGAGTTCCTGAAGAAAAACTGTGGCCCACGCTATCGGGCCACTAAATCGGCACCGGTTCGGCTTTGCACTAGCCACAAACCACCGGTTCCCAAACCGAACGAATCTGGCGCCTGTCAGGTGTTGAAGGTGGTTGATTTTAAAAAGGAGAACATTAAAAAGGTTGTTGCTACCAGCCCGAAGAAGGCGCGACCACGGTATGCCGATACACGGAAGGGAGATTTTCACGATCTGGAAAGATCGGGCCTGATGCCGATCTACATGTGCCGACCGAAGTTCGGTAAAGTACCACAATATCTGATGCGACGAAAGAAAGATCTGGCCGCACAGAAGGAACGGTTGATTGAGGATTGCGCACAGCAAAAGCCACGCTGTACGTATATCTCGCAGGAGGAACGGGTCGAGTTGCTGAAG ggtttgaagaaaaattgggaaaaacTGCAGCAAGAGTACCAAAGCCTTCCGCTACTGACGGACACCGTGCCGAAGATGATACGCAAGGCGAAActggaaaataatttgaaacaattgGAAAAGGACATACTAACAATCGAAAACAACCCCTACATCTACCTGTACGACGACGAACCCAAGGAGGCGGCATAA
- the LOC126562857 gene encoding neurogenic differentiation factor 6-like: MSPIATPTVGERVRRRRKPTGGGILSLVKRKKANLRERNRMHGLNDALDRLRMCVPLPASVTTAAIRSNSVDHHQQQQQQHGGAPAAGTTTLQKLSKIDTLRLAQNYILVLLEVLHTGRGFKYERLVATLANRLSQNTANLLRTKLSLDQQLQAGLLDGCNEHQEDGFCSTASDNHGQLVSCCFCSHGTVSWSNENGSFRRATNHNQWMAATGYDCTFCGYGNEEDTQPPTCHHHYSPNLHAPREELFDF, translated from the coding sequence ATGAGCCCTATCGCCACACCGACCGTTGGAGAACGGGTACGtcgaagaagaaaacccaCCGGTGGAGGAATTCTATCGCTTGTTAAGCGTAAAAAAGCGAACCTTCGAGAACGGAACCGGATGCATGGGCTAAACGATGCGCTCGATCGTTTGCGGATGTGTGTACCACTGCCGGCGAGTGTGACAACTGCAGCGATCCGGTCGAACAGTGTggatcaccatcagcagcagcagcagcagcacggtgGAGCACCAGCAGCCGGTACAACAACGCTGCAGAAGCTTTCCAAAATCGATACACTACGATTGGCACAAAACTACATCCTGGTACTTCTGGAGGTGTTGCACACGGGACGTGGCTTCAAGTACGAGCGGTTGGTGGCCACTTTGGCAAACCGTTTGAGTCAGAATACGGCCAATCTGCTTCGAACAAAGCTTTCGCTTGATCAGCAATTACAAGCCGGACTGCTGGACGGATGTAACGAACATCAGGAGGATGGATTCTGTTCCACAGCTTCGGATAACCATGGACAGCTGGTTTCGTGCTGCTTCTGTTCACACGGTACAGTGTCATGGTCGAACGAGAACGGATCATTCAGACGAGCCACCAATCACAACCAGTGGATGGCAGCAACTGGTTACGATTGTACCTTCTGTGGTTACGGCAACGAGGAAGACACACAACCACCAACATGTCACCATCACTACTCACCGAATCTGCATGCTCCTCGTGAAGAATTGTTCGATTTTTGA